The genomic segment TAAATAGTTATAGAATAGAGCTCTCTCCCTTAGGGGGGAGGGCCTTTCCTGAAAATAAATTTTCGTTTATAACGTTTTTTAAATAGATAATATTATTCAAAAAGCGGGGTGATAGCAAAGAGTTGAGTAGAGAGTAGGAAGAATCAGGTTAGGTGATGGGTCAGGATATTACAGTCTTATAAAGGAGGAAATTTTTATGCAGGATGAAAAAGCGATTTATGATGTGAGAAAATTGCCTTTTAGTCAAATGATTTTGCTTGGTATGCAACATGCTCTGGCCATGTTTGGTGCTACAGTATTGGTACCGATTTTGACTGGCCTGAATGTATCAGTTGCATTATTTACCGCTGGTGTTGGAACCTGGATCTTCCACTTGATTACTAAAAAGAAGGTTCCAGCTTATTTAGGTTCATCCTTTGCTTTTATTGCACCGATTTCGATTGTTGTTGAAAAGATGGGTATTCCAGCAGCTCAAGGTGGTATTATTGTAGCAGGTCTTGTCTATGCTGCAATGGCTTTTATAATCTATCTTGTAGGTCCTAAACTAATCAATTCTCTTTTCCCACCCATTGTAACTGGCCCAGTAATTATGGTTATCGGTTTAACCCTGGCTCCAGTTGCTATCGATATGGCTTCTGGAAATCTGTTTGTAGCTTTGGTTGCAATATTGGCTGCTGCCTTTGTTAGTGTATTTACCCGCGGTTTCTTTAGACTAATTCCTGTAATGATGGGTCTAATTGCGGGTTATATCACAGCTTTATTTGTTGGTATTGTTGACTTTACTCCATTAAAGGAAGCTGCCTGGTTTGGTCTACCTAATTTCACTGTACCAGCTATTAACTGGAGTGCAATTTTGATGATTGCTCCGGTAGCCATCGTATCCATGGTAGAACATGTTGGTGATATTTTAGCTATTAGTGCTACTGTTGGCAAAGGTAAAGAGTTTGTTGAAAATCCAGGTATTCATCTTACTATGTTAGGTGATGGTATTGCGACTTCTGTGGCAGGTATTTTCGGTGGACCACCTAATACTACTTATTCTGAAAATACCGGAGTTCTGGCTTTAACTAAAGTATATGATTCTGTTGTCATGCGGATTGCTGCAGTTTTTGCGTTGATTCTCTCTCTGGTTCCAAAATTAGGTGCTCTGATTTCCACCATTCCTAAACCTGTTATTGGTGGAATATCTATCCTTCTTTTCGGTATGATTGCCAGTGTTGGTGTAAGGACAATGATTGAGAATAATGTTGACCTGACCAAATCCAGAAACCTGATTATTGCCAGTGTTATTCTGGTTATCGGCATTGGTGGAGCAACCATTCATGTTGGTAACCTGGAATTTGCAGGTATGGGTTTGGCCGGTCTGGCTGGTCTGGTTTTGAATAAACTTTTACCTGACAATCTGGGTGAAAGTTCTAATAATTCAGTCAACTTCTGACCGGGAAGATTTCTTCCCGGTCTTTTTCAAAAAATAATTGAAATTTGGTTAATTATGATTTATAATAAATTATGAAATTATGGATTCCGGGATGGAAGGGAACGTGTTATCTGTGGAAGAGCCCAAAGTTAATTTTTTTAAAAATGATAAGATGCAGGTTGGAAAAGCAGCTATGTTATTGGCTCTAACTTCTAACCGACAGGAAGAGGTAGAGATTAAAACATACTTAAAAGAACGGTACAACTATGATACAGTAGTAACAGAGGTTGGTGGAGTTTTACGAGATATCAAAGGTCGAGTTGTGAAATCAGTGGTTAGTGCTGCTATAAATGCCGGTATCCTTGAAAAGAAAAGTAACCATATTCATCCTCTGATTCATGCTACTCTTGAGGCTGAAAGAGGTATGATGTTTGATCTTCCAACTCAATCGAGTATTGTTATGAAAGTTGCCATTGTGGTAGGAGATAAATGGCTGGCTGTGGCCATGTATGGTGAATCTGCTATTCATGTCCTTTCCAATCACGAGCGAGCTGGACTCGGAATCATGCATCTATGATTTTAGTGAAATAGTGATCCAGTGAAGTTAAAGTTTAAATTTAATATACGAAGGCCAAAGATGTGGAAGCATCTTTGAGTGATTTAGTGAAAGAGTGAAGCCTTATCTGGTTACTCCTTTTAGCTAAGGGGTATCAGTAGGGCTTTTTTTATTTTCAAAGGCCGATAGATTATGAGGAGGGATTTGAAGGTGCTCAAAGAACAAAAAATTAGAGAATTATACGATAAAAGAGAGCGGTTAATGAAGGGTGGAGGAGAGGAGAAGATTAAAAAACAGCATAGTAAAGGTAAGCTGACTGCGAGGGAGCGGATCAAACTGCTATTAGACGAAAATAGCTTTGTAGAGGTAAATCCTTTTATGAGTCATAGATGTGTCGATTTCGGGATGGATAAGGTAGATGCTCCTGGTGACGGAGTAGTGACAGGATATGGTACCATTCATGGCAGATTGGTTTTTGTATTTGCCCAAGATTTCACCGTTATGGGCGGTTCTCTGGGTGAAATCCATGCTGCTAGAATTTGCAAAATTATGGATATGGCTAAAGAAATGGGTGCACCTATCATCGGGTTATATGATTCCGGTGGTGCGCGGATTCAAGAAGGGGTTCTGGCTTTGAATGGTTTCGGTGAAATTTTTGCCCGTAATGCTCTCTGTTCCGGTGTAGTTCCACAAATTTCTGTTATCATGGGGCCATGTGCTGGAGGTGCAGTTTATTCCCCTGCTTTAACTGATTTTGTCTTTATGGTTGATAATACCAGTCAGATGTTTCTAACTGGTCCTGAGGTGATCAAATCGATAACCGGTGAAGAAGTTACTATGGAAGAATTGGGCGGTTCTATAACCCATGCAGTTAAAAGTGGAGTTGCCCATTTTACCGCCAGTAGTGAAGAGGAATGTATGGAACAGGTCCGCCGTCTTTTAAGCTTTATTCCATCAAATAATCTGGAAGATGCGCCAATGGGTCTTGCCAAAAATGGTGAAATTTTTGATGAAAATGCAGTAAAAGACCTGATTCCAGACCACCCCAATAAACCGTATGATATGAAAAAGGTTATAAATCATCTGGTAGACCAGGGGGATTTTATGGAAATCCATGCCCGGTTTGCGAAAAATATAATAGTTGGATTTGGGCGGTTAAATGGTCGGACTGTGGGGATTGTTGCTAACCAACCGATGCATAAAGCCGGTTGTCTGGATATTGATGCATCTGATAAAGCATCACGCTTTATCAGATTCTGTGACGCCTTTAATATTCCCTTATTAACTCTGGTAGATGTACCTGGTTTTTTACCAGGAGTCAGTCAGGAATATGGTGGAATCATAAGACACGGTGCTAAACTTCTTTATGCTTATACAGAAGCGACAGTTCCCAAGATTACTCTGGTGGTACGGAAAGCATACGGCGGTGGTTATATCGCCATGTGTAGCAAATCTCTGGGGGCTGATCTGGTCTATGCCTGGCCAACTGCTGAAATTGCAGTTATGGGACCTGAAGGTGCAGCCAACATTATTTTTAGAAAAGAGATTGCTGCTGCCAGGGATCCCGAAATGGTTCGTCAGAAAAAGATTGCTGAATACCGGGAACAGTTTGCTAATCCATATGTAGCCGCAAAAGCTGGAATTGTCAATGATGTGCTGTCTTTTGAAGAAACCCGGATGCGCTTGATTAATAGTCTGGAAATGTTGGAAAATAAAAGGGTTTCAAAGCCCCAGCGGAAACATGGTAATATGCCATTATAATCCTGGGGAAATGGGAATAGAAGCTGAAAGGGGTAATTATAATGGACAATATAAGTTTAGGTCTACAATTGACTTTTTTTGGAATGGGGGCAGTATTTTTAGCTCTGACCGGGCTTGCAATATTTTTGGATGTATTGAAAAAAGTTGTGGATTTAAGGGAAAATTTCAAGATTAGTATCTCGACTGAGAAGAATAAAATAGTTGAGCAAAAAAACTCTCCCCATAATTCATCTGAAGATATTGAATTGGTTGCGGTAATAACTGGGGCTATTGCCGCGCTGATGGAAGAGGAAAAAGGATATGTTCCAAATTTTAAGATTGCATCCATTACCCCTGTTTCTAATGTCTGGAAAATGCAAGGACGTTTTGATTTAATTAAGTAGAGAAGAATAAAATATCTTTTGGGTGTTCAATCTTATTAACTGCAAAAAACTAATTTTTCGCTCCAGAATTTTTCTAACCATCTAAAGTTCGAGCTCAATCGAAATAAGGCACATTATAAACGTGTTCTTCTGACCCTTGATTAGTTCATTACATCCTCATATGAGGCCTTACTTCTTCTTCGATCCTATTTAAGATGGTTTTAATGAAAAATTACTATGTCGCTCAAAATTAGCTCTTTGCAGTTTATCAGATATTTCTATGCAAA from the Anoxybacter fermentans genome contains:
- a CDS encoding uracil-xanthine permease family protein, giving the protein MQDEKAIYDVRKLPFSQMILLGMQHALAMFGATVLVPILTGLNVSVALFTAGVGTWIFHLITKKKVPAYLGSSFAFIAPISIVVEKMGIPAAQGGIIVAGLVYAAMAFIIYLVGPKLINSLFPPIVTGPVIMVIGLTLAPVAIDMASGNLFVALVAILAAAFVSVFTRGFFRLIPVMMGLIAGYITALFVGIVDFTPLKEAAWFGLPNFTVPAINWSAILMIAPVAIVSMVEHVGDILAISATVGKGKEFVENPGIHLTMLGDGIATSVAGIFGGPPNTTYSENTGVLALTKVYDSVVMRIAAVFALILSLVPKLGALISTIPKPVIGGISILLFGMIASVGVRTMIENNVDLTKSRNLIIASVILVIGIGGATIHVGNLEFAGMGLAGLAGLVLNKLLPDNLGESSNNSVNF
- a CDS encoding HutP family protein, with product MEEPKVNFFKNDKMQVGKAAMLLALTSNRQEEVEIKTYLKERYNYDTVVTEVGGVLRDIKGRVVKSVVSAAINAGILEKKSNHIHPLIHATLEAERGMMFDLPTQSSIVMKVAIVVGDKWLAVAMYGESAIHVLSNHERAGLGIMHL
- a CDS encoding acyl-CoA carboxylase subunit beta; this encodes MRRDLKVLKEQKIRELYDKRERLMKGGGEEKIKKQHSKGKLTARERIKLLLDENSFVEVNPFMSHRCVDFGMDKVDAPGDGVVTGYGTIHGRLVFVFAQDFTVMGGSLGEIHAARICKIMDMAKEMGAPIIGLYDSGGARIQEGVLALNGFGEIFARNALCSGVVPQISVIMGPCAGGAVYSPALTDFVFMVDNTSQMFLTGPEVIKSITGEEVTMEELGGSITHAVKSGVAHFTASSEEECMEQVRRLLSFIPSNNLEDAPMGLAKNGEIFDENAVKDLIPDHPNKPYDMKKVINHLVDQGDFMEIHARFAKNIIVGFGRLNGRTVGIVANQPMHKAGCLDIDASDKASRFIRFCDAFNIPLLTLVDVPGFLPGVSQEYGGIIRHGAKLLYAYTEATVPKITLVVRKAYGGGYIAMCSKSLGADLVYAWPTAEIAVMGPEGAANIIFRKEIAAARDPEMVRQKKIAEYREQFANPYVAAKAGIVNDVLSFEETRMRLINSLEMLENKRVSKPQRKHGNMPL
- a CDS encoding OadG family protein; this translates as MDNISLGLQLTFFGMGAVFLALTGLAIFLDVLKKVVDLRENFKISISTEKNKIVEQKNSPHNSSEDIELVAVITGAIAALMEEEKGYVPNFKIASITPVSNVWKMQGRFDLIK